cCATTCTGCTCTCTCGGTAGTCCCTCTGTCTCACACACTCCTTTATTCCAGTTTTCTtgctacttatttatttatttatttttattatatgttgCAGATGCGAATGGTGCCGCTGAGATAAACAAGGAAGGAACTTTGCCTCGGGGTGTTGGAGAGGCCTTGAATGGAGGAGCTTCACGTTCCAAGGTTCTTCAGGTTGTGCTTGTGTCCCCTCAGGTACGAATTTAGATGACAGTTATTACTGGTAGTTGTTCATCATGGAAATGCTATCTGTTTAGTTGACTTTGGAGCAATAGTAAgtagttagtttgttagtttgTTACACAACCAGTTAGTTGaatagttggttagttagttaagCTTATGTGTTAAAGCTTTTAGCTTATGTGATTAGAGGATGTATATAATTTCATCAATGAGTAACAGAGACACTTCTTGAGCATTTCATCACTTTTCCTAATGTATGCTTACTCAGTTAGGCCATTTCTTTTGCGTAACAAGAGTTTATTGGGTTAATTAGATTGGAGAAGCTTCAGCCGTAACTGTATAGCAATTGCACGCACGGCCAAATCCCATATGGAGGACGGTGGAATTAGGCATGAAATGTTAGGGTTAACTATATCATTTAAAAGTTCAATCAGGTAGAACTTGGTACTTGACTAGTCTTGAGCCAAATTAGATATGCTAAAGATTTGTACGTCATAGATTGGCAATGCATGAATTTAGGGGCTGTTTTCAGGTATGCATGATTAGATGAGTGGGGAACTTTTGTGGATAGTATGCACCaacatgttttctttgcttatGTTCAAATTGTATCAAATTATGTTGTTCATGTTATGTGTTAAAACATACTCTTGCTTACATTGCATTGTGCACAGTTAATATTTCTTCTCCATTTCAAATAATAAGGATAGTTGCCAAACTGCATGGTCTTAACATCTATTCAAGTTGCAATAGAACTTCATAAATAACTATGTCCCTGATAACTGGAGTGATCAATCACATAATTCGATCACTTTctagtttaattatttgttaaatgataagaatatGTTTGAAATGAAACCAATATCATGgcaaaaagaaaaacatataaaGAAAAGGAATGAAATGTCTAATCCTCTACTGGAATAAGTGCTGTAAACTAAGACAAGTTAGTGATGGATATTATATTATcccatttttttgtttaatttttcccTCTTAATTAGAATATAATGCTACTGTTCTGAAAATGTAGGATATTCTTATCCATATTGTTTATGTATTAATTGCGtctgaatttttttattcatcttttggtATTGGCCATGGTTACTGTCAGGAGAAGTGTAAAGCAAGCTAAAATAATGTTAGTAATGCAAACCATTggttttttttattgttctttgttatttttggatacactaaaatcagtcagtATGAAACAAATGGAGTTGCATCTATCAAATCCTCACCTAATTCTCATCACTAGTTGGTTAGATTTCCttgaagaaatttgaaaatttagcaTATAAATTGGCCTTAGCACAGATTCTGATAGCTTCAGTTTTGTACTATCTAAATTACTGACAGTAATTCAGGTCATGTTTTCCTCTTGATAGATTCCTGGAAACACTGGATGCATTGCTAGATCATGTGCTGCATCAGCTGTTGGATTGCACTTAGTTGGGGTGAGGATATTTTCTCAGTCTAACTCTAATTAATCCTTTTTTAAAAGACCATTTTATCTTCACGTTTTTTGGCAAATTTATCATAGCATCTGTATTTCTCTATCTTTTTTCAGCCATTAGGATTTCAGGTGGATGATTCCAAATTAAAGCGTGCTGGACTGGATTATTGGCCGTATCCATGGTCATTTGCTTCTTTATGATTGTAACTTTTATAGTCATTTGCATCTCTCCTGATAATCTAGAAAGGGTGGAAAATATTTTACCATCTTGGCTAGTCTGCAGTTATCCATGACTGTTTATTTTAAAACAAGTTCCTCAATAATCAACAGCTCTCGTGTCCTCTTAATCTTATTTTGACTATATGAAGGCAGTTGAGGAGCGATAGATATAGACTTTTCTCGGAGGTGGAATACTGCTTCCCGGATTTGGTAACAACTAAAATGAATACATCATACTTTTCTAACATAGAAAAAAGGACCCTAAACAATCATATGTTGTTTTGAAAACACTTCTCTTTTGGAATTTATATCACAATTTCCCTGATTTTTTAAAAGTCGTTAAGGCTGCATATGTGATTCCTCTCTAGAATACACTGCATGGGTGTTCAGTGCACTGAGCTGCCCTTTTATATGTTTTCCATTATGGACATAAAATTGCAGATATGTGGTTGTTAAAGTTCATGACACTTGGGCAAGTTTTCGTGATTATTTCAGGCAACAGGTAATTAttattcctgcaatttaaattccaaaTACTTGCATCATACTCCtcctttgatcacattttggtATTATCTAATACAGGAAGGACAAAAGCGGCTTCTAGCATTTACAAAGAGAGGAACAAAAGTTCATTCTGTGAGTTTTTCATACTAATTACATATTCCTTAGTGTTAGTATAACCTgtgttttttgttattaattatttcgTTTCAATATATTTCTGTTATTGCATCAGAACTTCAAAGAACATTGTCCACTAAAGAAGCAAGTGATGCATTCATAAAACACTACTAAAAATTATGCCCTTTGTTCCAACTCTCTAATAGTCTAATCTGTGACTAATGAGAAAATGTGCGAAGAATCACTTGGCAAAAGAATCACATCACAAGGcagtttaaaataatataatgaatGAGTGTGAGTAGCCTGATGCTGAAGATTGTATTTGATATTAATTATATTAGAGCTAAGCTAAAGAAAATCGAATATACAACTCTGTAGCATAAGTCCATACCACAGcattcatacaaaataaatttgAGAGGCTGCTCACAGAgagcttcttttcttcttttggttAATTTTAGGGTTATCCAATAGAAGTAGAAGTGTCAAAGCTGAATAGTTTAGGGATTGGTTGAGAAAAATAGTCACACTTGCACTCTTGCGGTCATACAAGTCCCCAACAAGTCCTCCTTTCCAACTTTTtccttctcttattatttttttcctcccctattctgagtttttttttctccctttcttcttcctctccttttaccttttcttttttctttttctttctcttcctcctccgttttattcctctccatcttccttcattttcttctgcttctatgtttctttttctttttccctttcctcttcctcctacttctcctccttcctttttcATCTTGtgtgttttttccctttttctttcttcttcttcctgatcctctcccttctctttttcttttgtttccctATCACTCTCCTATGTTGTTTTGTTATAATTTCTATGTTATTTTTACACAATTTCTGTGTTGAATTTGAGAAATTTCTATgttggatttaaaaaaataaaataaataagagacaTTAGCTGTTATAGTACTTGGTTGAAGACTTGGTTACAAAATCATTTGTTAAGCTAGTATCTCTGCTTTTTTTTCGAGTTAAATCTCAAAGTGCTCTTTGAAATTGGCCACTTGTACCGAAAAGATCCTAAAGATTCCAATTGCACCATAAAGGTCCCCGAAATTAAAAGAATTGCACGACGTTGGTCCCCACCTCCTTTCCCTCAAATTACTTGTCATGCCGTGAGTGATCTGACACATACTCTTTCGCACTGGAGTAGGCAAAATGACGTTGCTTTAGTTTCAAGGCTAAATGCCTGATGAAACGTCATTTAACCTTAATGAACCACAAAATGTCTTACGCCCCACAAATAAATGTATGATCATTAAGGTTAAACAAtgtcatttcatcaaacatttaGAGTCAAAACTAAAGCAACGTCGCTTTGTCTAGTCCAACGTGGAAGGAATGTGCTAGGTCAGTAGCTCGATAAAAAGAGTGAAGGACTAACATTGTACAATTTTTTTAATCTCGAGAACGTCTATGGTGCAATTAAAATCTAGAGGACCTTTTCGGTGAAACTGCCAATCTCGTAGACCACTTTGagatttaactctttttttttttttccaatatgCCACTATTTCTAAACTTTTTATTTAAGTGTCACATTTCAAACTATTTACTTAGGTGCCATCATTTTGCCACCGTGGCACCTTCTATCTTTTTAGTGTATTGGAGGCGCCTAAGCGGAACACGCCATCCCCATGGAAAACGCTAATCCATGGGTAGCAAAAAGAGAAATACTAGAGGGAtatcagaatttattgttttttttgtcACACTTATAGcattaactcaatttttttcgTTTATTAATTCAACAATATACTTTTGTCCACACTTTTAAACATTGTTGGTTAATTAatggtcaaaaataataaattttgatgaccTTCTAGTATTCCTTTAGCAAAAATACTAATATAAATAGATTTAACTTTGATGTCTGGCAGTATAAAAGAAGTCTTACACGTGCATCCAATCACATAATGCCACATTATAAAAagaattattattttcattaactacgtgaatggtcatccaaaaaGACAGATATGATTACGCGACAacaacagacaaacaaaaaacaacaaagccttgtcccactagatggggtcggctacatgaatcaaacgacgtcattgAGCTCTATTATGTATCATGTCTATAAAGAGACCATTTACATGTGGAtatcgtttgaccacctcatggatggtcttcttaggtcttcctacGTCTTtcaccctttgtccatcttccatctcatccaccatcctgactgggtgttctgtcggtcttcttctcacatgtttAAATCACTTGAGACGTGATTCTACCACcttttccacaataggtgctacCCCAACTCTCTTTCATTACTTCATTCCGTattctatccaatcgcgtatgaccactcatccatcttaaCGTCTTCATTCTGTTACACTTAACTTATGTTCATGTTTTTCTTTGGCCACCTAACACTCTGTACTATAAAGCATTACCGTTTTTATAGCAGTGCggtagaatttacctttaagttttaaagatacttttttgtcacatatagaACCAgacgcactccgccattttgactaacctgtttggattttatgatttacatcatgtttaATATCTCcgttatcctgtatgatgcatccaagatacttaaaatttttaactttttgtaggatgttttctccaatcttcacctctgtaTTAGGGTTTTCCCTTTAGCGGCCAAACTTACATTCTATATATTTCGTCTTGCTACGGGTTATGCGCAAACTATACACTTCTAGAGTTTCTCTCCATAAATCTAACTCGTTATTTAGGTTTTTTCTTAACTCgtccataaggacgatatcatcggaaAAAAACATGCACTATGGCATAGGCTCTTGATATGCTTTGTGAGTACTGTccagactaatgtgaaaaggtatggatttAAGGGTGATTCCTGGTGTAAtcttataccaatagaaaatttgtcgcaccaccttgagtcttcacactagttgtagtCCCATCATACATGTTTTTAATTGTACGAATATATGCTATTTTTATTCTCTTCCTTTCCAAAATCTTCCATAAGATATCTCTTGGCACTCTATTGtacatttttttcaaatcaataaacaccatatgtagatcctttttattactacaatacctctccatcatcattCTTAACAAGTATATCATTTCAGTGCTGGATCTATCTGACACAAAACCAAATTGGTTtactgttacttgtgtctcttgtctCAGCCTCCGTTCTATCATATTTtctcataacttcatggtatggcttATAaacttgatccctctatagtttttgTAACTTTGTATATCtctcttattcttgtagatagttACCAAAGTATTCTTTTTCCACTTATCTGCCatctttttttatgttaaaatctcattaaaaaaattggttaactaactgatgcctttctctccAAGGCTCTTCCAAACTTCAATTGGAATATATTATTGGGTTATACTGCCCTGTCATTTTACTTCCGGTTTAGAGCTTCTTTTATTTCGAAGTCTCGAATCTTTTGAGATTAGTCGAAATTTTGATCTTCTTCCATCGTGCATAACTGACCAAGAGTCGGAAGAGTCTTATGTttttcattaaataactcgtagaagtagctcttccatcTTTCGttgatcttctcctcttgaggcAAAACCTCTCCGTCTTTATCCTTTATatacttaacctgatccaaatctctcgttatTCTTTCACGGCCCTTtgtgattctatatataccttttctcATTCCTTCGTGCTTAAAGACTgatagagaccctcatatgctcttgttcttgctttacTTAccgccacttttgtctctttcttagtcgCCTTATATTTTTTGCAATTATCTACATTGCGGTACAAAGACCATTCCttaaagcactccctttttgtctttatcttttcttgtacactcgtGTTCCCCCACCAGGACtctgtctcttggtcctattcctctATATTCACCAAAATTTTCTTCTATTGTTCTTTGTCATCTCGCTCTACATCTTTTCTGCGCTTCTATTctcatcccactttgcctcttctcctacccgtttTAGAAAGTTTTTTTGTTCTTCAcatttcatccgccaccacctcgttcttgggttcttcgtatgatgttttttctttaacttttgcTCAACGTGAAAATCCATGAATAACATCCTATGTTGTATTGTTAAACTCTTTTCCGAacaaattttacaattaatgcaaaattttcagTCAACTTTTTCaacaagaagtcgatttgagagcttgtcatgccactcctataggttataagatgttcgtctctttttttaaaacatgtatttgcgatgagaagatcaaatgttgaggaaaagtccaaaatagttttaccctcgatATTGACCACCTCGAAACCATGGCTTCTGTGAATACTTCCATATCCAGTCATTTCTCTtctaacatggccatttaaatctcctcctaagaaaatcttattttccaaagGTAATTTTTGGACTAAACTCTCTAAATCTTCTCAAAATCTTATCTTGTGTTGCTCGTTCGAATctacttgcggtgcataggcgctaatcacatgaaaagtacCTCTCTCCactacaagtttgatagagatgattcgATCTCCACTAttttgacatccactacgtccttcttccactgtttATCCACGATAATACCTACTTTATTCATATTCTTCACATTTCCTGTATACTAAAGTTTGAACCCGGAAATATGCAACTTCCTAGCCTTCACACCGAcctattttgtttcttgtaggcacatgatgttaatcttcctccttatcatggtatccaccacctccatggatttTCTTGTTAGAGTGCCTTTGTTCCATATCCCAAATCTAAACTTTCTGTCGTTCCGACTTTTATCtttacctttttctttgtgaactaGTTTATTTACCCTCGTTCGTTCACGAAAACACGGGAACCTTTGCTGATTTAACATTACACCCGGGTatcgatgcagcggctcttgctcatttgacactATGTGTACGCGAGCCATACAGAATgttgcttccgggcaacgacctaaCTTAAGCGCAATAACGTCTTTGATCCATGTCATGAAGATTCGACTAAGTTTTTATGTTGGCTGTCGAAGGCCTAACATAACCCTCCTTTATCGGGGCTTTGAACCAGCTATGTACCGCAGCTGTAGCATAGGCAGAGTTATATGATTGCAcgactatataaaatattttacattgtcagtgcatcaaaattaaactctataaaTATAGTGGTACAATTAAATGTATTTATCAATCTAACtaaatttatatcataaataaaaaatatagacaccaaaaaaaatatacaaaaaaaattatacaatgcATTATAGCAAAATATAAAATCTTGGTTAAAGAAAATTCTTATGATAAATTACAATACTCTTATTAATTATCATGATATTTTACCATCATCAATTATCTTGATGTTTTGTCATATCATCAATTATCTAATAaaatattatgataaaatattatgATAACTGATAGACTGTATTTTATCATGATTGAAATCTTAATGCAAGAgtgttagtaaaaaaaaaaagataccaaaaaaatatatatagtactctcatcaattatttgatattttttattacataataaaaaatattaatgagagtattatattttattatgattGAGATCTTAATATAAAGGTATTACTGAAATGCAAAAAAAATGCCATAGAAATACATAATTTTAGTTAAAGAAAATTGACATTATTGTCTAAGGTTGTGTACTTAAACTGCTTGTGGAGATTAGGATTGAGTGGGGGGAACCAAGCTCCTACAGTTAGaatgataaatatatttaaatatgagattatatttatattaatattagttaattattgattattaattattaattatgttaGATAAATTAAAAGACTATTAGTTTGTAGTTTGTACAAGTTGCTGGAGGCGCTTTCACGTTTAATGATTTTGAAACGTATTCAGCGTATCCAAAGTGGAAGGTGCTAAAGGCTTAGCGTTTTTGCTATTGTATGCACTTCCCTGTTTAATATTTTTCACGTGAAAGGCTTGTTCAGTTTAGGCACCTCCTAGTTAGCGCGCTAAAAAAGTACAAGGTGCCACCGATGACACCCGggcaaataatttgaaaaaggtcGCATTTTGTCTATAAGTTTTAGAAATAGTGATATCttggaaaggaaaaaaaaaaactattatttcTCATTTACTTTTTAAAGAAAGCAGTAGGCTAAGATTGATTTAAACAAGAGCTAGTTTTAAGGCTGCATTTGGAAGAGACTGAGAGTGAAAGATAGAGATTAGAAGATAGAGACTGAATTAAGTCCGTCTCTATATTGTATTGGTTTAAAGTATACATGACTGAGTTATGTTTTAGTATCCgatttggttaaaaataaatatatagacTGAAATAAGAGAAATCACCAAGATACCCCCTATTTAAAAGAGAAGTTATTCTTATAAACAAGACAGGTTGAAATTGTTGAATTCCAAATCAAACAAAAcacaaattgattaaattaaaccCTTTTTATTATACACACAGAAAGAATCAGAAAAcaccaaaaattcaaaaataacacCACCCTAGAACCCAATTCAGCAGAAAGATTATATCTTTGAAAACAGAAGAACAAGCACCTCAATCATTAGCATCCTCAAAAATCTTGCATGTTGACTTTGCCAACCTCCACATAAAAaagtgtttgtgtgtgtgtgtgtgtgtattttttcaaaaattaaaaaaattacaaaaaaacttgTTTGATTATTGTAAGCAAAGCGTGTGTGATATTTCATATATATGTGTAAAGAGGCATGGATTTTGTGCTTGGaaagttttagagagagaaagaaagaaagaaagagtgtGTCTTGAATGAGGGtagatttagaaagaaaaaaatgttattaaagtttcagttctCATCCCCAGAAATTTCAGTTTCCTATGTTCTTACTTTTTGAAGTACTAAAGAGGCTGAAATTTTGAGTTCtgagactgaaattttagttcTCGTCTCTGATCACCAAACATGATATTGAGTTCCAGTCCCCCAGTCTTAATCTCAGTTTTTGCAAATAAACACAGCCTAAAAGATGTGGTTAGCTACTAAACATTTATATTGAAGTTTGACTCATTATACTACCCTTGATTGGAAAAACACCTCAGCTTCTTACATGGATTACTCTATGAGCTTTTGTTAGACATGGTTcccataatttattattaaaattgtcCCCATTCACATTGAGCATTAGCCGACTACTTTGGTTAATTGTGCCTCAAAAGGAATTTGGGGAAGAAGACTTCAGTACAAGGTCAGGTAATCAATTTCTCATGGTTAGGGATGGCTAGCAATATTACTAGAAAACTTTACTTATTATGCCTCAAAGGGTTTATTTGTCGTTGTTTCCGAAACAAATCATTTTTTGCAGAATACAAAGGTCCGTAATTATATTTTTGCTTCCTTCTTACCTTGCAGGAATTTTCCTACAGAAAAGGTGATTATCTTTTGTTCGGTTCGGAAACCAGTGGACTGCCACCTGAAGCGTTGCTAGATTGCAAAACTGAACCATTTGGCGGGGGAACTATTCGGATCCCAATGGTTGAAACTTATGTCAGATGTTTGAATCTTTCTGTAAGTGTTGGCATAGCTTTGTATGAAGCTTCTCGACAACTAAATTATGAGAATCTTCAGCTAGCTTCAGAAAGCTGTATGGATACTGAGGAGTCATTTATTACTGAAGACATTTTTGCTTGATAATATActtattcatatatttattttaacataGGTAGGAACATTCCTTTGGaatttacttataattaattctaGTTGTGTCTCCTTGGCTAGGTACATATTTTTAGTTTATTGAGGTGGAGAATGTGTCCCGTTCCCAAATTCAATAGTGAAGTGGATAGTTGGGACTCAGAGTAGTCCCACATAAGTACCCAAATTCCACACACAAAGAActatcatttttaatattttgatccTGTAGAGAATTATAGCAACGCTGTTCTGTATGTTTAAATATCTCTGCCCTTGCCATTTATTATTATGGAAATGTTCACTTTCCAACTTCAAATTACTGAGCTGGGAAATTAGAAATTGAAGGTTTAGGATTAAGGCCAACAGCTTTACTCTTTGCTTAGTTATTCAGTTAAATGCATGGTATTTTGGGAATTTGCTTCTAATAATTAGCTGTCATAGTTTTCATCGATAGAAGCTATAAACATATACTTGGAAATCGGGGGGTGAAACATTCACAAATAATTAGATGGTGTTTTCCTTTGTCGAGTTAATAGTTATTTTAGTATCTAAAATATTTTGGTTTTGACAAAATAATAcctaaataataatgataaagtgatttctaaaatatatatttagttttataaaatgATTCAAATATCTAGTCAATagttaattttttcaatcatagttaaattttagagaaaatttcACCCCTTTCCCTGCGAGATGTTAAAATGATActttctttccttctattttataaatgtacatttctctcccttctaatttttaaaaagcctcttctttaatctattttaaactttttaagttaactaatattaactttatctatttttaaagaaaaaaattattttctaaaaaaatacctattaacaaaaaaattattttttatcattaaattttgcttactaaaatatcctttaataaagtattcttttattgattaaattgaatttcttaaaaaatttaataattatattatttttttctaaaatacccttcaataattttttaattattaaattataattttatcaaaatttttgttaacaatttttttatattttactattaattttttgacatctatatatattattttaacattaaataaaaaatttagtaagattatttctcaatatcaatatatattaattgttatacatattaacggtggtaagatttttttatttaatgttaaaataatatatattgatataaaaaaattaatagtaaatataaaaataattattaacaaaaattttagtaaaatcaaaatttaataattaaaaaattagtaaaggctaggtatcttagaaaaaaaatatttaattattaatttttttaaaaatattttggtgaaaatgcaatttaatcaataaaagaataatttattaaagagtattttagtaagcaaaatttgataataaaaaataaaatttttgcaaatgggtatttttttaaaaaataaatttttttccttaaaaaatagataaagttaatattaattaacataaaaagtttaaaatagattaaagagtggttttttaaaagttagaaaggaggagaatgtacatttataaaatagagaaaaaatgagtgtcattttagcatcttgcAGGAGTGGAATTTTCTCAAAATAAAAACCTATTCGCACACCACTTCTCTCTTCTTTAACAATTATtgtctcttttattattatttttctcatCCTCTTTTATTATTATCTCCTGGTCatctttattatctttttctcttgtaaatattcaaaaaattaaagtataaaaattttaatgcGTAAACATAAATTTAGTGCACAACTCACAAATTTAAGTAtacaacacaaaattttttttaagaattatatGTTCAAAACATTATCCAATTAAtgaaattcacacaacacataaTTAAATTTTGGTGTAACATACCTACAATCTTgtatcataaatttttttaaaaaattatat
This region of Arachis hypogaea cultivar Tifrunner chromosome 8, arahy.Tifrunner.gnm2.J5K5, whole genome shotgun sequence genomic DNA includes:
- the LOC112707461 gene encoding uncharacterized protein, with protein sequence MDINGLKSLNIPNPSRFRPKLPLVRRFTFLHFRPKPTTFLSLSSPFCSLDANGAAEINKEGTLPRGVGEALNGGASRSKVLQVVLVSPQIPGNTGCIARSCAASAVGLHLVGPLGFQVDDSKLKRAGLDYWPYVVVKVHDTWASFRDYFRQQEGQKRLLAFTKRGTKVHSEFSYRKGDYLLFGSETSGLPPEALLDCKTEPFGGGTIRIPMVETYVRCLNLSVSVGIALYEASRQLNYENLQLASESCMDTEESFITEDIFA